The sequence TTTgtcagaagaggagaaaaaaaaaacattttactgGCTTAGAAATACATGAATTATCCCCCCAGAATCttccatctaaaacaaaatcACAACCACATCTAACAACCACATACGTAAGTAAAGGAAGATACATGTAAGACCTGCTGATGCGCTGAGTACATTATTTATCTATAGGCTGATAGTCATTTCAGTGAGCCTCAGCAGTCCCGAACATATACAAATAGTGCATTCATGATACGATCAGATCTCTGGGGCAGatttaaagggagaaatagaaagaTCACTTGCAGTATAAGCCTCAAACCTTCACTTATGTGTGTAAGATAACTATGAAGATTTCCTGCTAGACAATTACTGCAGGCTGGATAAGGCAGGGTATTTTTAACTGTTTTCCATGTACCCTATTTGTATTGTAAGTTAGCCAAAACTTTCTTTTTGTCTGCTCAAAGCATGCAGAGTCTTGATTAAATCTGTGGAATCAAATGGAGAACTAGGATTCTCAGGCTTGCTGAAACTAGAGGCCAGTGACAATAAACATTACTGAGAAAACTTCAGCTGATTTGACACTTGGGAGTGGCTATGAAGTTAACTCCTCCCACGCTTTTCTAGATTAGGCTCAAATGCAACCATCTGCCTGTTTGAGAAACCCATTCACTTTTCTGCCACTAACATGGAAAGTTATTAATTTCAAAACAAAGTGAAGTTTAATACAGGAAAACAGGATCGTGATCACCATGATCACTTGCAGGGGAAAGATCTTCTGAGAACTTTCCCATGGATAATGAAAATTAAACCTTAAAATACGGTATTTAGGTAATTTCTTCATGTTCCAGCACCATATTGTTTAAATGCATTCCACCTGTATTTCTGAatttaagcaaataaaatgtttgatTAATATTACTTGCAGATGTCACAAACAAGTGATTAAACTTCTACCATTCAATAAGTCCTTGGAGTTGTCTAAATTTTTCTCACCCTTTTAGGAAATGTAAGCACAGTTcaaaaggggtgtgtgtgtgggagtgtgtgtgtgttacttttTATTACAACATTTTcagattacaaaaagaaagaaatggccgggcgcggtggttcacgcctgtaatcccagcactttgggacgccgaggcgagTGGTGGAtcgtttgaagtcaggagttcaagcccagcccggccaacatggtgaaaccctgtctctactaaaaatacaaaaattagccgggcatagtggcacatgcctgtaatcccagctacaagggaggctgagggaagagaatcgcttgagcctaggaggcagaggttgcggtgaggcgcgattgagccactgcagtccagtctaggtgacagagtttggggaaaaaaaaaaagaagaagaattgtaGCAACACCAATACATCCACCACCTGTCTTGTGACAATTTAGAGACAAAAATACATAGAGTGCTTACTGAGTGTCAGTCTCTCTTAAacatcatctttttaaatttattaaaaatatatgggccgggcgcggtggctcacacctgtaatcccagcactttgggagtctgaggcgggcagatcacaaggtcaggagatcgagaccagcctggctaatgcggtggaaccccgtctttactaaaaatacaaaaaattagccaggcatggtggcgtgtgcctgtaatcccagctactcgggaggctgaggcaggagactcgcttgaacccgggagacggaggttgcagtgagccgagatcgggcacttgcactccagcctgggcgacagagactctgtctcaaaaatatatatatatatatatgtgtgtgtgtgtgtatatacatatatatgtgtgtatatatacatatatgtgtgtgtatatatacatatacatatgtgtgtatatatgcatatatatgtgtatatatacatatatatggtagttattattgttattattttcttcatctgcatTAACACCACCATTGCAGCACATCCCTTTCGGAGGCACTGTCTTGTTAAGAGCCTGGCACCTGAAATTAGATCTTATATAAACCACAGATTACTGGTGGGACTTCCggtaagttacttaatctctctctAGGGCTAGGTTTACCACTTCATGGATTACGGATGATGCCCCAAAAGTGCCTACCAggatgcctggcacacagtaagctcTCTAAACCACCATTCTTCACAGCACGTGTATGACAGATGAAAGTGCGTCTTGGTGAGGTTAAGTAAGGCGAAGCTGCTTTTCCTCCCCTCTAGACATTTGATTTGGAAACCTCACAGATCCATTCCCTTTAGGACGGGAAACAGCACGTTGGGGATCGCGCTATAATCTTGTACACATCTTCCGACTTGGCTAGTAAGTTTCTAGGGGCGCCACTGCCTAATCTCCAAGCATCAACCAGCTTTCCGGAAAGACTGCTGCTATCAGCACCCTAAGGTCTTTTTTCCCGAAAGGCCCTGCCTCTAGTCGCAGCCGTCTGAGTACCAGCAAATACACCAAATCAGTTCGCGAAGTTCAGAGGACTTGGCTCTGGTATGTTTACAAGTCCTAACAGATCGCAGGAATGTTCAGGATAATTATTACTCCACCCAGGAGCGCCCAGCCCAACCCTCTCACATCTGGAAGGAAGCGGCCACACAAaggagagcgagagagagagagacctccTCCCGCGGCTGCTTTCTCAGGCCGGAGAAGATTTAATACACGTCTCACCCCTTTTGTGAACAAGAGCAGGCACTGTTCAGTATCTTTCAAAGCACAGGACATCCAATGCAAGGGAAGAGTTTGTCCTCTACTCCAAACGAAATGGCACTTCTCAAAGTAGGAGCTaaagattatatttattttttcctccccagatgaaaatgaaaagtgaaatactCCACAAAATAAGAAGCAATTCACATGCACACTGCCTCTCCAACATAGGAGCGGCTAGGATCTGACACACCTATTTGAAAAGCGCAGCCAAACCAAACCCTTAGTGTCCGCTGCTAACTCCAGGGATTTCCCCCCACTCTTTTCGCTGCCTTTTGGAAGTATCTCTGGGGGCCGGATCTGGGCTTCATCAGCTCTTCTCCCGACCTCCCACGAACGCGCGGCAACCAAAGCACGAGGTCCCCGGCGGCGCATTTACAAACCCCACCAACGCCAACGCCTCGAAACCGCCAAACTTCCTGTCTCCATACCACCAAAGCGACCAAAGAGCCGTGCCAAGTGCCCCAGGGACTCCAGCGGAGGCTGCACCAGACCCTGAACCCCAGGGCGGGGTTTTCTACTCTCCCAAGCTCTGGGGATCCGCACCTCCGCTGGGGGTCTCCAAACGTGCGCGATGCGCCCGGGGCGCACCGGGCGCGCCTGTGGCCGCGTCTTGCGGCCGCGCCCTGGCAGCACGCTTGGGGAGCCTGGGGCGGTCGCCCACCTACCTGCTCAGCCGCCTCCTCCCTGCGGCGCTCCGGGGCTGTAGACCGCTACTTTATTGTCTCGGCTGCGCACCGCGCGGGACCTGGAGACCCGGCTCTGCGCCAGTCCTGCAAGTCCGCTCTGCGCTGTGCCTTTCTCGGCGGCAgctgccttcctcttcttcctcttcctctctgtccAAGCTCCAGTTCAGCACGTGAGCCACGCAGCCCGACTCCCGGGCTCTCTGGGCAGCCAGCGCCTGCCGCATCCCCCGGCCCGGGTCTGCAGGTCGCCCCCGCCACCGCCGCTCGCCGTGCGTCCTCGCTTTGATCCACACTTACAGCTGTGCCCCGGGCCGCCTTTCTCGCGTCCTTCGGTCCTGCCTGCCTCCTTTCGCTGTCAGCCGGGGCTTTCggctccctctctccccagctgCCCCCGCCCGCCGCCTCTCCGGGGGCTGGGGCGGCCGCTGCCAATGAGGCTCGGCTGATGCGCTGTTCCGGCCCAGTCATTGTAtcgggaggggaggaagaggagggggagagggaggaagggagggggcgCCCTCGGCCCCAGCCGCGCGCGGCTGCGGGCTGGGCTAGCCTTCCCCGACAGAGAAAGGGCGCCGGTGCCaggaggaggggaaagaggggGTCACCAGCCCCCTCTCCATCGCTCCCTCTGACTCCTCCAAGCGCTGGGCGGGACTTGATTCTGCCTCCCCAGCTTCAGGCATCCCAGGACCTGAATGCTGTTAGAATAAAGGGTATGAGGCACCGGTGGCTGAGGGAGGCGCAGAATGCACCCAGCCACCCGAGAGGGGCTGGCGAAATGACTTCTGAGATCCCCGCAAATCTGAAGCCATTGcacttgaaagaaagaaaggaaaagaaaaaaaaaaaaggcgagcCTATCCCATACCAGGCATTTATTCTTCagaacaatttttgttttattatgcgTTCCTCACAGAAAACtagggaggctcagagaggttagctCAAAATAGCTGATGAGTGACAGGGCAGAGATTCCAACTTGATCTGGTGCTGAGTGTAACACAGCAaatgggagaggaaggagaggaaaggaggattCTTCATGAACGACTTCCTATTGAaagtttttctattctcttcgAATGAGTTGACAAGGAGAGCACCAAAGGTGCTCTGACAGGGCTGGGAGAAAATACTTCCCAAACAGCCTTAA is a genomic window of Macaca mulatta isolate MMU2019108-1 chromosome 2, T2T-MMU8v2.0, whole genome shotgun sequence containing:
- the LOC144339264 gene encoding uncharacterized protein LOC144339264, which produces MTGPEQRISRASLAAAAPAPGEAAGGGSWGEREPKAPADSERRQAGPKDARKAARGTAVSVDQSEDARRAAVAGATCRPGPGDAAGAGCPESPGVGLRGSRAELELGQRGRGRRGRQLPPRKAQRRADLQDWRRAGSPGPARCAAETIK